A genomic stretch from Aquila chrysaetos chrysaetos chromosome 1, bAquChr1.4, whole genome shotgun sequence includes:
- the LOC115343408 gene encoding octopamine receptor-like produces MAQTQQDFNGGKMLMDKNESWFSNFSSAASSFVKGGGSWAGIGLHEVVVGLILTIIDLITLLGNTIVFICPVVEKRLRTVTYMFIMSLAMADFLVACLVMPFSIIYEVTGMWLFGKLFCKVWISFDVMFCTASIVTLCFISLDRYCSVVTPYHYSRRMSRGRCIVMTCMVWVYSSLISFLPVMQGWNEIPGVDFDAGRECIFVTNWIFAIVASALAFFVPFMVMCSMYFFIYRASRLKATRIMSQTLEIHYHPNSKRQNHLQLENKATRTISIIISVFVLCWLPYFVLNVWLAARGTDSTSTVLVDTFKIITWLGYCNSTINPMLYAFLNRDFQRALKKLLICRHRSQVDIGEDMVSIATFSKTAPDLEYSVTVPVPNGALKGKPK; encoded by the exons ATGGCACAGACACAGCAGG attttaacgGTGGGAAGATGCTGATGGACAAAAATGAATCTTGGTTCTCTaatttctcctctgctgcctcctcctttgTGAAAGGAGgtggcagctgggcagggatCGGCCTCCACGAGGTGGTCGTCGGGCTGATACTAACCATCATTGACTTGATCACGCTCCTGGGAAATACAATAGTCTTCATCTGCCCGGTGGTGGAAAAGAGGCTGCGCACCGTCACCTATATGTTTATCATGTCCTTAGCCATGGCAGACTTCCTTGTAGCCTGCCTGGTCATGCCCTTTAG TATCATTTACGAGGTGACGGGGATGTGGTTGTTTGGGAAGCTGTTCTGCAAAGTCTGGATCTCTTTTGACGTCATGTTCTGCACCGCATCCATTGTCACGCTGTGCTTCATTAGCCTGGACAGATACTGCTCCGTGGTGACCCCGTACCACTATTCAAGAAGGATGTCCCGTGGCAG ATGCATCGTGATGACCTGCATGGTCTGGGTGTATTCCTccctcatttccttccttcccgtCATGCAAGGCTGGAACGAGATCCCCGGGGTGGACTTTGATGCAGGCAGAGAATGCATCTTTGTCACCAACTGGATTTTTGCCATTGTGGCTTCCGCTCTGGCATTTTTTGTCCCCTTCATGGTCATGTGCAGCATGTACTTCTTCATCTACCGAGCTTCGCGGCTCAAGGCCACTCGTATCATGTCTCAGACCCTGGAGATTCACTACCACCCCAACAGCAAGCGGCAGAACCATCTGCAGCTGGAGAACAAGGCCACGCGGACCATTAGCATTATCATTTCAGTCTttgtgctgtgctggctgccCTACTTTGTCCTGAATGTCTGGCTCGCTGCCAGAGGCACCGACTCCACCAGCACGGTCTTGGTTGACACCTTCAAGATCATCACTTGGTTAGGGTATTGCAACTCCACCATCAACCCTATGCTCTACGCTTTCCTGAACCGGGACTTCCAACGGGCCCTGAAGAAGCTGCTCATTTGCAGGCACAGGTCTCAGGTGGACATTGGAGAAGACATGGTTTCCATAGCCACGTTTTCCAAGACTGCTCCAGACCTAGAATATAGCGTTACGGTGCCAGTGCCTAATGGTGCCCTAAAGGGCAAACCCAAATAA
- the EIF2AK3 gene encoding eukaryotic translation initiation factor 2-alpha kinase 3 isoform X2: MIIPSLDGDLFQWDRDRESMEAVPFTVESLLESSYKFGEDVVLVGGKSLTTYGLSSYSGKVKYICSAMGCRRWDDDETEQEETLLLHRTQKTVRAVGPRSGNEKWNFSVGHFELRYVPDIETRAGYIESNFKSNMNKEETKIISDVDEQEAMMKDTVIKVSVADWKVMAFNKQGGHLEWEYQFCTPIASAWLVKDGKVIPISLFDDTSYTANNEVLEDEEDLVEAARGATESSVYLGMYRGQLYLQSSVRISEKFPTNPKALESRNDNAIIPLPKIKWKPLIHSPSRTPVLVGSDEFDKCLSNDKYSHEEYSNGALSVLQYPYDNGYYLPYYKRERNKRSTQITVRFFDDTNYKNIRKKDPVLLLHWWKEIVGTIIFCIVATTFIVRKLFHPHPYSRLRKESETQCQTDSKYEPTCGDVKDSNWSDVKNSGYVSRYLTDFEPIQCLGRGGFGVVFEARNKVDDCNYAIKRIRLPNRELAREKVMREVKALAKLEHPGIVRYFNAWLEAPPERWQEKMDEQWLKDESTDWPLSSPSPMDVPSFKIRTEPFSTKEHIEVIATSSERVRSVGIPCGQSDSSGSQFSPLEFSAMDNRDNQSEDPLLNLQDSVLTGCDVEDSTINNNELDHSLEICSSAVPVVHLREGTSSSIVFEDSGCGNASSKEDKADVSHDESLSEDKAKSTKESDNKKSASGSPLSVSPPRPTSLSLDLSKNTAEKVKPTSPKVYLYIQMQLCRKENLKDWMSRRCMIEERERTECLQIFLQIAEAVDFLHSKGLMHRDLKPSNIFFTMDDIVKVGDFGLVTAMDQDEEEESVLTPMPAYARHTGQVGTKLYMSPEQICGNTYSHKVDIFSLGLILFELLYPFSTQMERVRTLSDVRNLKFPPLFTQKYAQEYTMVKDMLSPSPTERPEAAAIIENPVFEDLELPPKPVLRQRSRTMSLSGNKHSRQPSK, from the exons ATGATAATCCCTTCCTTGGATGGGGACCTTTTCCAGTGGGATCGGGATCGAGAGAGCATGGAAGCAGTTCCTTTCACAGTTGAATCTCTTCTCGAGTCATCCTACAAATTTGGCGAGGACGTTGTCTTAGTTGGGGGAAAGTCTTTGACGACCTATGGGCTGAGCTCATACTCAGGGAAG GTGAAGTACATCTGCTCAGCTATGGGCTGTCGCCGGTGGGATGACGATGAAACAGAACAGGAAGAGACACTCCTATTACACCGAACCCAGAAAACAGTCCGTGCTGTTGGACCACGCAGTGGCAATGAAAA gtgGAATTTCAGCGTTGGTCACTTTGAGCTGCGCTATGTCCCAGATATTGAAACTAGAGCAGGATATATTGAGAgcaattttaaatcaaatatgaacaaggaagaaacaaaaattatttcgGATGTGGATGAGCAGGAAGCCATGATGAAAGATACAGTGATAAAGGTCTCAGTAGCTGACTGGAAGGTGATGGCTTTTAACAAACAAGGAGGACATCTGGAATGGGAATACCAG TTTTGCACTCCAATTGCTTCTGCATGGCTGGTTAAGGATGGCAAAGTCATTCCAATCAGTCTATTTGATGACACAAGTTATACTGCGAACAATGAAGTATTGGAAGATGAGGAAGATCTTGTGGAAGCTGCCAGAGGGGCCACAGAATCCAGTGTCTATTTGG GTATGTACAGGGGCCAGTTGTATCTTCAGTCATCAGTCAGAATTTCTGAGAAATTCCCAACCAACCCAAAGGCTCTGGAATCCAGGAACGATAATGCAATTATTCCTCTCCCCAAAATCAAATGGAAACCTTTAATCC ATTCTCCTTCCAGGACTCCAGTGTTGGTGGGGTCTGATGAGTTTGATAAGTGTCTCAGCAATGACAAGTATTCTCATGAAGAGTACAGTAATGGAGCACTTTCAGTTCTGCAGTATCCATATG ATAATGGTTATTACTTACCCTActacaaaagagagagaaataaacgTAGCACCCAGATCACTGTCAGATTTTTTGATGATacaaattacaaaaacattCGCAAAAAAGATCCTGTTCTTCTGCTTCACTGGTGGAAAGAAATTGTTGGCACCATTATATTTTGCATTGTGGCCACAACTTTTATTGTACGCAAACTCTTCCATCCCCATCCTTACAGCAga CTGCGGAAGGAATCTGAAACACAGTGTCAGACTGATAGTAAATATGAGCCCACTTGTGGAGATGTTAAAGACAGCAACTGGAGTGATGTCAAGAACTCTGGATACGTGTCAAG aTACCTGACAGATTTTGAACCAATTCAGTGTCTAGGTCGTGGAGGTTTTGGAGTAGTTTTTGAAGCCAGAAATAAAGTGGATGACTGCAACTATGCTATCAAACGTATCCGTTTACCTAACAG GGAGCTGGCTCGTGAAAAGGTGATGCGGGAAGTCAAAGCGTTAGCTAAACTTGAGCATCCAGGTATTGTTCGGTATTTTAATGCATGGCTGGAAGCTCCACCTGAGAGATGGCAGGAAAAGATGGATGAACAGTGGTTAAAAGATGAAAG CACTGATTGGCCACTCAGTTCACCCAGTCCGATGGATGTCCCATCATTTAAGATCAGAACAGAGCCATTTTCTACAAAGGAGCACATTGAAGTTATTGCCACTTCATCAGAGAGGGTAAGGTCCGTGGGAATACCCTGTGGTCAGTCCGATTCATCCGGAAGCCAGTTTTCTCCTCTGGAATTTTCTGCCATGGACAACAGGGACAACCAGTCAGAAGATCCGCTATTAAACCTTCAGGACAGCGTCCTTACAGGCTGTGATGTAGAAGACAGTACTATCAACAATAACGAGCTGGATCACTCCTTGGAAATTTGCTCTTCAGCTGTTCCTGTTGTACACCTGAGGGAAGGGACCTCCTCTTCTATTGTGTTTGAGGATTCTGGTTGTGGAAATGCTTCTAGTAAGGAGGATAAAGCTGATGTTTCGCATGATGAGAGTCTTTCTGAGGATAAGGCAAAAAGTACAAAGGAATCTGATAACAAGAAGTCTGCTTCAGGAAGTCCCCTCTCTGTTTCTCCACCAAGGCCAACAAGTTTAAGCCTGGACCTttctaaaaatactgcagaaaaagtCAAGCCCACCTCTCCAAAGGTGTATCTTTACATCCAGATGCAGCTCTGCCGGAAAGAGAACCTTAAAGACTGGATGAGCAGAAGATGCATGatagaggagagggaaaggacagaGTGTCTGCAGATATTTCTGCAGATAGCTGAAGCAGTTGACTTTCTGCATAGCAAAGGATTAATGCACAGGGATCTCAAG cCTTCCAATATATTTTTCACAATGGATGACATAGTAAAGGTTGGGGATTTTGGACTGGTAACTGCTATGGACcaagatgaggaggaggaatcAGTACTTACCCCAATGCCAGCTTATGCCAGGCACACAGGACAAGTAGGGACCAAACTCTACATGAGCCCAGAACAG atCTGTGGGAACACCTATTCACACAAAGTGGATATCTTTTCTCTGGGACTGATTCTCTTTGAGCTGCTTTACCCTTTCAGCACACAGATGGAGAGAGTCAGG aCCTTAAGCGATGTTAGAAATTTGAAGTTTCCACCATTGTTCACTCAGAAATATGCACAAGAG tacACCATGGTGAAGGACATGCTTTCTCCAAGTCCCACTGAAAGACCAGAGGCTGCAGCAATCATCGAAAATCCTGTATTTGAAGACTTGGAACTCCCACCAAAACCAGTGCTTAGGCAGAGGTCACGGACAATGAGTTTATCAGGAAATAAGCATTCCAGACAACCAAGCAAATAA